One segment of Rhodopirellula baltica SH 1 DNA contains the following:
- the xseA gene encoding exodeoxyribonuclease VII large subunit, which produces MSDSTQFSLFDSGDDEPAKVTAPKRKVARKKRSSSSSDDAISISELTRQIKSTVESGFPGVWVAGEITDIARPRSGHLYFTLKDERSQIRGVMWRSVAERLPFELDDGQSVLCMGDVEVYAARGSYQLVVRKCQPQGMGALQLAFAQLQAKLQAEGLFEPERKRLLPRVPRRVAIVTSPTGAAIQDFLQAAAQRHAGIEIVLIPASVQGPGSVESLIDGMRAAHRMRPQPDVLIVSRGGGSLEDLWSFNDEQLVRAIAASRIPTVSAVGHEIDVTLADLVADVRALTPTDAASRVLPDRDSMVAALDALGQMMATNLFRRVHSERQRLENWESRPVFQNPFEMVHDRSREVDDWDERGRSAIWRRLEQAQAKLATVAAAQSALSPLAVLARGYSVTQTDAGKVVRSTGDVQPGDSLRTRLTDGDVISVVSRHESKPGNSDSA; this is translated from the coding sequence ATGAGCGACAGCACCCAGTTTTCGCTGTTTGATTCTGGCGATGACGAACCGGCGAAGGTCACCGCTCCCAAACGCAAAGTCGCCCGGAAGAAACGAAGTTCTTCCAGCAGCGACGATGCGATCTCGATCAGCGAACTCACCCGTCAAATCAAGTCGACGGTTGAGTCGGGTTTTCCTGGTGTTTGGGTCGCCGGTGAGATCACCGACATCGCGCGACCGAGAAGCGGCCATTTATATTTCACGCTGAAGGATGAGCGTTCGCAGATTCGAGGTGTGATGTGGCGAAGTGTTGCCGAACGTTTGCCCTTTGAACTGGATGATGGTCAAAGCGTTCTCTGCATGGGCGATGTCGAGGTCTACGCGGCACGAGGTTCGTACCAATTGGTCGTTCGCAAATGCCAACCTCAGGGCATGGGCGCGTTGCAACTCGCATTTGCTCAACTGCAAGCGAAATTGCAGGCCGAAGGTTTGTTCGAACCGGAACGAAAACGATTGTTGCCACGAGTGCCCCGGCGGGTTGCAATTGTGACCAGCCCCACCGGTGCCGCGATCCAGGACTTTCTTCAGGCCGCCGCGCAGCGTCACGCCGGAATTGAAATCGTACTCATTCCCGCTAGCGTCCAGGGTCCGGGAAGCGTTGAATCGTTGATCGACGGGATGCGAGCGGCCCACCGGATGCGTCCCCAACCCGATGTCTTGATTGTTTCGCGGGGTGGCGGATCGCTGGAAGACCTTTGGTCATTCAATGATGAACAACTGGTGCGAGCGATCGCCGCATCGAGAATCCCAACTGTGTCGGCGGTTGGTCACGAAATCGATGTCACGCTCGCGGATTTGGTCGCCGACGTCCGAGCATTGACTCCGACCGATGCGGCCTCACGTGTCTTACCCGACCGCGATTCGATGGTTGCGGCACTGGACGCCCTTGGCCAGATGATGGCAACCAATTTGTTTCGGCGAGTTCATTCTGAACGTCAACGATTGGAAAATTGGGAGTCTCGGCCGGTCTTTCAAAACCCGTTTGAAATGGTTCATGATCGCAGTCGTGAAGTCGACGATTGGGACGAACGTGGTCGATCGGCGATCTGGCGGCGTCTAGAACAGGCTCAAGCAAAGCTTGCAACCGTTGCGGCGGCACAATCCGCTTTGTCACCACTCGCCGTGCTCGCTCGTGGTTATAGCGTGACGCAAACTGATGCCGGAAAAGTGGTCCGTTCCACCGGCGACGTTCAGCCAGGTGATTCCTTGCGAACTCGGCTGACCGACGGTGATGTCATCTCCGTCGTTTCACGACATGAGTCGAAACCGGGCAACTCCGATTCGGCGTAG
- a CDS encoding GumC family protein, whose product MNERSFAEADHFRPLRLSDLWRAINRHRWSVVICTLLLLPVLAFCVFLIPAQFDSYSQLLIRLGRGAVSMDQTATLSPTVSLQDSRASQVNSVREMLQSRAIAKKVVDEVGVDRILEPHSLLSKSMQQLGSLLPSGETKPMGDLSAEQVESQIAEEMAINKFQESMNLFMAKDAYTIDLEVRTEDPFLSRDLLNALVHVYREHHAMAHSSSGSSEFFEEQSKIAYKRAMDAKEKLRIAKTERGIIDIGSAQSALRSLLSQVESNLVDVEHELASMSSQRDRLVEQIEQQPETLQTQTIRGIPKATGDSMRQALYDLEVRYKEQSVKLSEDHPKLKVLREQLAAATEIAQSEQGERPQTTESTNPLRQALMMSWQQTSTTLAGLESKRKNLVSQAESLHEELKQLNRDEVHLAELSWETDLAEAEYMRTAENRDNARLIDQLSSGAVSEIAVVQEPSLGLKKVKPKRSILLVLAAMLAFGFGIVQALLRGLLLSPHSADLDASRNPPTRRRSDAGHGRYRGSDSVRGFNKPPESEPAMESEENGGLTAVPR is encoded by the coding sequence ATGAATGAACGCTCCTTTGCCGAAGCCGATCATTTTCGCCCACTGCGATTGAGTGATCTCTGGCGTGCAATCAATCGCCATCGATGGTCAGTCGTCATTTGCACGCTGCTCCTGCTGCCCGTGCTGGCGTTTTGCGTCTTCCTGATTCCGGCTCAGTTTGATTCCTATTCGCAACTGCTGATCCGGTTGGGGCGCGGTGCGGTGTCGATGGATCAAACCGCGACACTCTCGCCAACCGTCTCGCTGCAAGACAGTCGCGCATCACAGGTCAACAGCGTTCGCGAAATGTTGCAATCTCGCGCGATCGCCAAGAAGGTCGTCGATGAAGTTGGTGTCGATCGTATTTTGGAACCACACAGTTTGCTTTCCAAGTCGATGCAGCAACTCGGTTCGCTGCTCCCCAGTGGTGAAACCAAACCCATGGGCGATCTGTCCGCTGAACAGGTGGAGAGCCAAATCGCGGAAGAGATGGCAATCAACAAGTTCCAAGAATCAATGAACCTGTTCATGGCAAAGGATGCCTACACAATTGACTTGGAAGTTCGCACCGAGGATCCATTCCTTTCGCGAGATTTGCTGAACGCGTTGGTTCACGTTTATCGCGAGCACCATGCGATGGCCCATAGCTCGTCGGGTTCGTCCGAGTTCTTCGAGGAGCAATCAAAGATCGCTTACAAACGAGCGATGGATGCAAAGGAAAAACTTCGCATCGCGAAAACGGAACGCGGGATCATCGACATCGGATCGGCTCAGTCGGCACTTCGTTCGTTGCTCAGTCAAGTTGAAAGCAACCTTGTCGATGTCGAACACGAACTCGCATCGATGAGTTCCCAGCGGGATCGATTGGTAGAACAGATCGAGCAGCAACCAGAAACCTTGCAAACACAAACCATTCGTGGCATTCCGAAGGCGACGGGCGATTCGATGCGGCAAGCGTTGTATGACCTGGAAGTTCGGTACAAGGAGCAGTCGGTCAAACTCAGCGAAGATCATCCGAAGTTGAAGGTGCTTCGAGAGCAGCTGGCTGCTGCGACCGAGATCGCTCAATCGGAACAAGGCGAGCGGCCTCAGACGACCGAGTCCACCAACCCGTTGAGGCAAGCCTTGATGATGTCGTGGCAGCAAACCAGCACGACTCTTGCCGGATTGGAATCCAAACGAAAAAACTTGGTATCGCAAGCCGAGTCGCTGCACGAGGAGCTCAAGCAACTCAATCGTGACGAAGTTCATCTGGCAGAACTGAGTTGGGAAACCGATTTGGCCGAAGCCGAGTACATGCGGACAGCGGAGAATCGTGACAATGCCCGGCTGATCGATCAATTGTCATCGGGGGCCGTCAGCGAAATCGCCGTCGTTCAGGAACCTTCGCTGGGACTGAAAAAAGTCAAACCTAAACGGTCAATCCTTTTGGTCTTAGCGGCGATGTTGGCGTTCGGTTTTGGCATCGTTCAGGCGTTGCTCCGCGGCCTGCTCTTGTCGCCTCATTCGGCGGATTTGGATGCTAGCCGCAATCCACCGACTCGCCGCCGAAGCGATGCGGGTCACGGCCGATATCGTGGATCAGACAGCGTTCGAGGATTCAACAAGCCACCTGAATCGGAGCCCGCGATGGAGTCCGAGGAAAATGGTGGGTTGACGGCGGTCCCTCGCTGA
- a CDS encoding alpha/beta hydrolase family protein: MKNWMLLSFAALAMSFPIRANGEVDVAVKVLRFEPTDGRRDREVPLKVYWDGEPTPKPVILFSHGLGGSRENNAYLGEYWASSGYVAVFMQHAGSDEQVWKTARLRQRMAALKSAASLQSSQDRIEDVTFVIDQLTVWNKQKSHPLSNRMDLEHIGMSGHSFGAVTTLAVAGQKLPRNRSFEETRIDAFVAFSPQPGKGLPADQGFGHLAKPMMCMTGTKDASPIDSSFDPAKRREVYAALPEGDKYELVLDGAEHSAFGDSRGLRTRNRNPKHHPAIQQISLRFWDAYLKEDASAKTWLQSDRPLSETGLSDVDVWSWK, encoded by the coding sequence ATGAAAAATTGGATGCTGTTGAGCTTTGCCGCGTTGGCGATGTCGTTCCCGATCAGGGCGAACGGCGAAGTCGATGTGGCGGTGAAGGTACTGCGATTTGAGCCGACGGATGGGCGGCGAGACCGTGAGGTTCCACTCAAGGTTTACTGGGATGGCGAACCGACACCAAAACCGGTCATCTTGTTCTCGCACGGGCTGGGTGGTTCGCGAGAGAACAACGCTTATCTCGGCGAATACTGGGCATCGTCCGGCTATGTTGCGGTTTTCATGCAACACGCTGGGAGTGATGAACAGGTTTGGAAGACCGCTCGTCTACGGCAACGAATGGCGGCACTGAAGTCCGCGGCAAGTTTGCAGAGTTCGCAAGATCGGATCGAGGATGTGACGTTCGTCATCGATCAGCTCACCGTTTGGAACAAGCAGAAGTCCCATCCGCTGAGCAACCGGATGGACTTGGAACACATCGGCATGAGTGGTCACAGTTTTGGGGCGGTCACGACACTCGCGGTAGCCGGTCAGAAGCTTCCGCGGAATCGAAGTTTCGAAGAGACACGAATCGACGCGTTTGTTGCCTTCAGCCCCCAACCAGGAAAGGGGCTTCCCGCGGATCAAGGTTTCGGTCATTTGGCAAAACCGATGATGTGCATGACAGGCACGAAGGATGCCAGCCCGATTGATTCTTCGTTTGATCCAGCGAAACGACGAGAGGTGTACGCTGCTCTGCCAGAGGGCGACAAGTACGAATTGGTTTTGGATGGAGCGGAGCATTCCGCGTTTGGTGACAGCCGAGGCCTGAGGACCAGGAATCGCAACCCGAAGCATCACCCGGCGATTCAGCAAATCAGCCTCCGGTTTTGGGACGCATATCTGAAAGAAGATGCATCGGCCAAGACGTGGTTGCAATCCGATCGGCCGCTATCGGAGACTGGTTTGAGTGACGTTGACGTTTGGAGCTGGAAGTGA
- a CDS encoding glycosyltransferase, with protein sequence MNDSMSGAGALANARKTIWNHGIADEIRDVVNSKQIDVVHFHNTFPAMSPAAIKSAHDAGAATVLTLHNSRILCPKAVCFRDGQPCTACVTKSFATPAIRHACFHENRLASGVVAVKNWLHRSRKTYQRSLNLAIAPTEFVKKRYEDSGHPMPPIVVKPHFVESDLPLGEGDGGYALFVGRLSEEKGLKVLLDAWDRLTQPIPLKIIGDGPLQHLLDVPQENVEYLGRLDQDAVYRTMADAAILILPSHCAESFGRVVVEAFACGTPVVCANQGGQAELVHPGVGALFESGNASELASVVDRFVENAEETIAMRDAARSEFVSKYTAEINHAQLLDIYHQALILRGRTDLSRLTDPDLRVDPKHARTPSHSGSSTRDSQHANLPLNQSSTFANDNAPESEQSHDTESMRGHDELGRRASSGSPLG encoded by the coding sequence ATGAATGATTCCATGTCGGGCGCGGGAGCATTGGCGAACGCTAGAAAAACCATTTGGAACCACGGCATCGCGGACGAAATTCGCGATGTTGTGAATTCCAAGCAAATTGACGTCGTTCATTTCCACAACACGTTCCCCGCGATGTCACCGGCGGCGATCAAGTCCGCTCATGATGCGGGTGCCGCGACTGTGCTGACGCTGCATAACTCGCGAATTCTGTGTCCCAAGGCGGTTTGTTTCCGGGACGGGCAACCCTGCACGGCTTGCGTTACGAAAAGCTTTGCGACGCCCGCGATTCGGCACGCATGTTTTCATGAGAACCGATTGGCGTCGGGAGTGGTTGCCGTCAAAAATTGGCTGCATCGAAGTCGAAAGACTTATCAGCGGTCACTCAATTTGGCCATCGCACCCACTGAGTTTGTCAAAAAACGATACGAGGATTCGGGGCATCCAATGCCACCGATCGTTGTCAAACCTCACTTCGTCGAATCCGATTTGCCACTTGGAGAAGGCGATGGCGGCTACGCTCTATTCGTCGGTCGGTTGAGCGAGGAAAAGGGATTGAAGGTGTTGTTGGATGCTTGGGATCGTCTGACCCAGCCCATACCTTTGAAGATCATTGGTGATGGACCACTCCAGCATTTGTTGGATGTGCCGCAAGAGAACGTCGAATATCTCGGACGCTTGGATCAAGATGCGGTCTACAGAACGATGGCAGACGCGGCGATTTTGATTTTGCCTTCTCACTGTGCCGAGTCGTTTGGCCGAGTTGTCGTCGAAGCGTTCGCTTGCGGAACACCGGTTGTCTGTGCGAACCAAGGCGGACAAGCTGAATTGGTGCATCCTGGTGTCGGCGCGTTGTTTGAAAGCGGTAACGCGAGCGAGTTGGCATCAGTGGTGGATCGGTTCGTTGAGAACGCAGAAGAGACCATTGCGATGCGCGATGCGGCTCGCTCGGAGTTCGTTTCCAAGTACACGGCCGAGATCAATCATGCTCAACTGCTCGACATCTACCATCAGGCACTGATCCTGCGTGGGCGGACTGATTTGAGTCGGCTGACGGATCCCGATTTGCGAGTCGATCCGAAACACGCCCGGACTCCGTCGCACTCAGGTTCGTCAACAAGAGATTCTCAACACGCGAATCTTCCGCTTAACCAATCATCGACCTTTGCCAACGACAATGCCCCCGAATCCGAACAGTCCCATGACACCGAATCGATGCGTGGTCACGACGAGCTGGGACGACGGGCATCCTCTGGATCACCGCTTGGCTGA
- the sufU gene encoding Fe-S cluster assembly sulfur transfer protein SufU: MPNEQDIYEEHVLDHYEDPYHRGTLESASHMHEGNNPLCGDRIVITLKLDDSGKVAEAWFEGEGCVISQASASMLIERMEGKTIEEVKAFTAEEMLELFGPKLTPNRQKCCLLSWKILQSALHSPIDEDGDSSAPGGPSLGEEQ, translated from the coding sequence ATGCCGAACGAGCAGGACATTTACGAAGAACACGTGCTGGATCACTACGAAGACCCGTACCACCGTGGGACTTTGGAATCCGCCAGCCACATGCATGAGGGGAACAACCCGCTGTGTGGCGATCGGATCGTGATCACGCTGAAATTGGACGATTCGGGAAAAGTCGCTGAGGCTTGGTTCGAAGGCGAAGGTTGCGTGATCAGTCAAGCTTCCGCGTCGATGTTGATTGAGCGGATGGAAGGCAAGACGATCGAAGAGGTGAAGGCGTTCACCGCCGAAGAAATGTTGGAGTTGTTTGGACCAAAGTTGACGCCCAACCGACAGAAGTGCTGCCTTCTTTCGTGGAAGATTCTTCAGTCCGCGTTGCATTCACCCATCGACGAAGACGGTGATTCGTCCGCACCGGGCGGCCCATCGCTCGGGGAAGAACAGTGA
- a CDS encoding polysaccharide deacetylase family protein has translation MADLLVRYDLAATFYIPRKSQLETLPEEKIRELSQRFEIGAHTMDHLALTTLPDVEAERQIHDSGVWVADVTGRPCKMFCPPLGKFQREHVNAIARHGFTGYRTVELLRCDPPKRRVRGDYVRGDKGWELSSMTTSVQAHPHPRSAYLRNAMKRAAWGPFQRAWKLSGKTTWVGMAEMMLQEAVRTGGVFHLWGHSWEIEANDQWQNLEKVFETLANAVQSGNAVTATNGEICSCENPASLF, from the coding sequence TTGGCTGATCTTCTGGTCCGCTACGACTTGGCGGCCACGTTCTACATCCCTCGCAAATCTCAACTGGAGACCTTGCCAGAGGAGAAAATTCGCGAGCTCAGCCAGCGGTTTGAGATTGGGGCTCACACGATGGATCATCTGGCGCTCACGACTTTGCCGGATGTGGAAGCTGAACGCCAAATTCACGACAGCGGAGTTTGGGTAGCCGATGTGACCGGTCGGCCCTGCAAGATGTTTTGCCCGCCGTTGGGCAAATTTCAGCGAGAACACGTCAACGCGATCGCTCGTCATGGTTTCACCGGATATCGGACGGTGGAATTGTTGCGGTGCGATCCGCCCAAACGTCGGGTACGAGGCGACTACGTCCGCGGCGACAAGGGATGGGAATTGTCGTCCATGACGACTTCCGTGCAGGCTCACCCGCACCCGAGATCGGCGTACCTTCGCAATGCAATGAAGCGAGCCGCGTGGGGACCGTTTCAAAGGGCATGGAAATTGTCCGGAAAGACGACTTGGGTCGGGATGGCCGAGATGATGTTGCAGGAAGCGGTACGAACGGGTGGTGTGTTCCATTTGTGGGGCCATAGCTGGGAAATCGAAGCGAACGACCAGTGGCAAAACCTCGAGAAGGTGTTTGAAACGCTGGCAAACGCGGTTCAGTCGGGGAACGCCGTCACCGCGACCAACGGAGAAATTTGTTCGTGTGAAAACCCCGCTTCCCTTTTTTGA
- a CDS encoding cation:proton antiporter — translation MDFLIYLALVPALGVTAQWLAWRTKLPSILLLLLFGICLGHFVVQPDSLLADLTGGDETAGPNILFPLVSLSVAIIMFEGGLTLKLSELRESGSSSLRLCTVGAALAFVGNTLAIHWILGFAWHLSFLLGAILVVTGPTVIGPLLRQVKPSRRVASTLKWEGIVIDPIGAVLAVLVYEEVVLAQSAPHFSSALKSLAITGAIGVGLGVAGGALLTQALRRYWVPDHLHGVTALSLALLLFALSNMIAHESGLIVVTVLGIWLTNQKHFDVEHIIELKENLRTLLIGCLFIVLGSRVNLTDLATIGLPGIGLIFALIFIVRPVSVYLSLLRSPLNYREQTFIAGLAPRGIVAAAVSSVFALSMESRTDLNIPGSDQLATVTFLVIIGTVAVYGIAAAPLARLLKLAEETSRGVLIAGADAWVRDFAAELKAAGIPVLLVDTNYNKISQARMAGLRGECANILNEHAREDLDLAGIGRLLAMTPNDEVNSLALRECRTLFDSSRLYQLTFKSKNTAGRRGLTKNLMGRELFGEGLTFTRLSEMHAAGASLKTTKLTESFLFADFQEKYGEVTTVLCAITSEGALNINTVDAPLVPAAGQTILALVSSTPVPDKHAVKASKKRPDPSLTDDANKDDEASSKDGEANA, via the coding sequence ATGGATTTTTTGATTTACCTCGCCCTCGTGCCCGCCCTTGGTGTGACGGCACAATGGCTGGCGTGGCGAACGAAGTTGCCCAGCATTCTGTTGTTGCTTCTGTTCGGAATTTGTTTGGGCCACTTTGTCGTCCAACCCGATTCCCTGCTCGCTGATTTGACCGGCGGCGACGAAACGGCCGGGCCAAACATTCTGTTTCCGTTGGTTTCGCTATCCGTCGCGATCATCATGTTCGAGGGTGGGCTGACGCTCAAACTCAGCGAACTACGTGAATCGGGTTCGTCGTCTTTGCGATTATGCACGGTTGGTGCCGCGTTGGCCTTCGTCGGCAACACGCTGGCAATCCACTGGATACTTGGCTTCGCTTGGCATCTCAGTTTTCTGCTGGGAGCGATCTTGGTCGTGACCGGTCCGACGGTCATCGGTCCGTTGCTTCGCCAGGTCAAACCGAGCCGTCGAGTGGCGTCAACACTGAAATGGGAAGGGATCGTGATCGATCCAATCGGTGCGGTGTTGGCTGTGCTGGTTTACGAAGAAGTCGTTCTGGCTCAATCCGCGCCTCACTTTTCCAGCGCGCTGAAGTCGCTCGCCATCACGGGAGCAATCGGCGTTGGTTTGGGTGTCGCCGGCGGTGCATTGTTGACACAGGCACTTCGCCGTTACTGGGTGCCCGATCATTTGCACGGCGTGACGGCGCTGTCGCTGGCGTTGTTGCTGTTTGCACTGAGCAACATGATTGCGCACGAGTCCGGCCTGATCGTCGTGACGGTGCTGGGGATTTGGTTGACCAATCAAAAGCATTTCGATGTCGAGCATATCATTGAACTGAAGGAGAACCTTCGCACGTTGCTGATCGGTTGCTTGTTCATCGTGCTGGGGTCTCGCGTCAATCTGACGGACTTGGCGACGATTGGCTTGCCGGGAATCGGACTGATCTTTGCTTTGATATTCATCGTGCGACCGGTTTCGGTTTATCTGTCGTTGCTGCGTAGTCCACTGAACTATCGCGAACAGACGTTCATTGCCGGGTTGGCTCCGCGAGGGATTGTTGCCGCGGCGGTGAGCAGCGTGTTTGCGTTGTCGATGGAAAGCCGAACCGATCTGAACATTCCAGGATCGGATCAACTGGCGACGGTCACGTTCTTGGTGATCATTGGAACGGTTGCGGTTTATGGAATCGCCGCCGCACCGCTGGCACGTCTGCTGAAGTTGGCGGAAGAAACCAGCCGAGGTGTCTTGATTGCGGGTGCCGATGCTTGGGTGCGAGATTTCGCGGCAGAACTGAAGGCCGCGGGAATCCCCGTCTTGCTGGTGGACACCAACTACAACAAAATCAGCCAAGCCCGAATGGCGGGGCTGCGAGGCGAATGTGCCAACATTCTTAACGAACACGCCCGCGAGGATCTGGATTTAGCCGGCATCGGTCGGTTGCTGGCGATGACGCCCAACGATGAAGTCAACTCGCTCGCTCTTCGTGAGTGCCGAACGTTGTTCGATTCGTCTCGGTTGTATCAGTTGACATTCAAAAGCAAGAACACGGCGGGGCGTCGTGGACTGACCAAGAACTTGATGGGACGTGAGCTTTTCGGCGAAGGTTTGACGTTCACTCGCCTCTCCGAAATGCATGCTGCGGGTGCGAGTTTGAAAACGACGAAGTTGACCGAGTCATTCTTGTTCGCCGATTTTCAAGAAAAGTATGGCGAAGTGACGACCGTGTTGTGCGCCATCACATCCGAAGGTGCCCTCAACATCAACACCGTCGACGCACCCTTGGTTCCCGCGGCGGGGCAGACCATTTTGGCGCTGGTGAGCAGCACGCCGGTTCCGGACAAACACGCGGTGAAGGCCTCTAAGAAACGACCGGACCCCTCTCTGACCGACGATGCCAACAAGGACGATGAGGCGTCGTCCAAAGACGGGGAGGCAAACGCGTGA
- a CDS encoding aminotransferase class V-fold PLP-dependent enzyme, giving the protein MIVTTSPSKLDVAKIRDDFPILGIRSASDRPLVYFDNAASTQRPTSVIEAMSRCYREYYSNVHRGIHTLSEASTQAYENARATVASFMNAASTNEVIFAAGTTAAINTVARTWGDQNLSQGDVILLLISEHHANIVPWHQLAERVGCRVEFIPVDEEFLIDDEAVASAIETHQPKLFAFGAASNTLGTEYPVKRWTRMAHDAGASVLIDAAQAAPHWKMDVQDWDADFVVFSGHKVCGPTGIGVLWGRESLLDSMPPFLGGGGMIQTVTTEGFTSHALPEKFEAGTPPIVEAIGLEAAIEYLTQVGMDNIHAHERQLGSRADAGLREIAGVRVIGPTPEHKGGINSFVIDGVHAHDVSQFLDGQGVAVRAGHHCTMPLHHAIGVTATSRASCYFYNTVDEVDVFLQAVSDVRDRFAKTGRRRRSRASRSDS; this is encoded by the coding sequence GTGATTGTGACAACGTCCCCATCGAAATTAGATGTCGCGAAAATCCGTGACGACTTCCCCATTTTGGGCATCCGTTCGGCCAGCGATCGACCGCTGGTTTATTTCGACAACGCGGCCAGCACTCAGCGTCCCACTTCGGTCATCGAAGCGATGAGTCGTTGCTATCGCGAATACTACAGCAACGTGCATCGCGGCATTCACACGTTGAGTGAAGCGTCGACGCAAGCTTACGAGAACGCCCGGGCGACCGTCGCGTCGTTCATGAACGCTGCGTCGACCAACGAAGTCATCTTTGCCGCCGGAACAACAGCCGCGATCAATACCGTCGCGCGGACCTGGGGTGACCAGAACTTGTCGCAGGGCGATGTGATTCTGTTGTTGATCAGCGAACACCACGCGAACATTGTTCCGTGGCACCAGCTTGCCGAACGTGTTGGTTGCCGCGTTGAGTTCATCCCCGTTGACGAAGAATTTTTGATCGACGACGAAGCAGTCGCTTCCGCGATCGAAACGCACCAACCCAAGCTTTTTGCATTTGGTGCGGCGAGCAACACGCTTGGCACGGAATATCCCGTCAAACGTTGGACCCGGATGGCTCACGACGCCGGAGCAAGCGTCTTGATCGATGCCGCTCAGGCTGCACCGCACTGGAAGATGGACGTTCAAGATTGGGACGCTGATTTCGTCGTTTTCAGCGGACACAAGGTTTGCGGGCCGACCGGTATCGGGGTGCTCTGGGGACGCGAGAGCTTGTTGGACTCGATGCCTCCGTTTTTGGGCGGCGGCGGCATGATTCAGACGGTCACGACCGAAGGTTTCACTTCACACGCGTTGCCAGAGAAATTCGAAGCCGGCACGCCGCCAATTGTGGAAGCGATCGGGCTCGAAGCGGCCATTGAGTACCTCACTCAGGTCGGCATGGACAACATTCATGCTCACGAACGTCAGCTTGGTTCACGCGCTGACGCGGGGCTTCGCGAGATCGCTGGCGTCCGCGTCATCGGTCCCACGCCGGAACACAAGGGCGGAATCAATAGCTTCGTGATCGATGGTGTTCACGCGCACGATGTCTCGCAGTTTTTGGACGGTCAGGGAGTCGCAGTGCGTGCCGGCCACCATTGCACAATGCCGCTGCACCATGCGATTGGCGTGACGGCGACCTCGCGTGCGAGTTGCTATTTCTACAACACGGTGGACGAAGTCGACGTGTTCTTGCAAGCGGTTTCCGATGTTCGAGATCGGTTTGCGAAAACGGGGCGACGTCGCCGCTCACGGGCGAGCCGTTCTGACTCATGA